A section of the Rhodothermus profundi genome encodes:
- a CDS encoding cysteine desulfurase, with product MPASVDTTGLQTSFDVARVRADFPALHQRIYDGRPLVYLDNAATTQKPQVVIDRIRDFYARENANVHRGVHYLSQLASDAYDEARRLIAAFIGAPDPSQVIFTRGTTESINLVAATYGRQCVGPGDEIVLSAMEHHSNIVPWQILCEEKGAHLRVVPVDEQGVLDLEALEHMLGERTRLVAIAHVSNALGTVNPVREIIQMAHARGIPVLIDGAQAVQHLEVNVAELDCDFYCFSGHKMYGPTGIGILYGKAELLEAMPPYQGGGDMIERVTFERTTYNRLPYKFEAGTPHIAGAIGLGAAVTYLNGLDRAAIARYEDELLRYATERLQEVPGLRLIGTAPHKVSVLSFVLDGVHPYDAGTLLDQMGIAVRTGHHCAQPLMDRLGLSGTIRASLALYNTREEIDALVQALYRVVRLLR from the coding sequence ATGCCTGCCTCTGTCGACACCACGGGATTGCAGACATCCTTCGACGTCGCGCGCGTGCGCGCCGACTTTCCGGCCCTGCACCAGCGCATCTATGACGGCCGGCCGCTGGTGTACCTGGACAATGCGGCAACCACCCAGAAACCCCAGGTAGTCATCGACCGCATCCGGGACTTCTACGCGCGCGAAAACGCCAACGTCCACCGAGGCGTGCACTACCTGAGTCAGCTCGCCTCGGACGCCTACGATGAGGCGCGGCGTCTGATTGCTGCCTTCATCGGCGCGCCGGACCCGTCACAGGTCATTTTCACGCGAGGCACAACCGAAAGCATTAACCTGGTGGCCGCCACCTACGGCCGTCAATGCGTTGGCCCCGGAGACGAAATTGTGCTCTCCGCTATGGAGCACCACTCCAACATTGTCCCCTGGCAGATCCTCTGCGAAGAAAAAGGCGCGCATTTGCGCGTCGTACCGGTCGATGAGCAGGGCGTGCTCGATCTGGAAGCGCTGGAGCATATGCTGGGCGAGCGCACGCGCCTGGTAGCCATCGCCCACGTATCGAATGCGCTGGGAACGGTCAATCCCGTCCGGGAAATTATCCAGATGGCACATGCCCGGGGCATTCCGGTGCTGATCGACGGAGCGCAGGCGGTGCAGCACCTGGAGGTGAACGTGGCTGAGCTGGACTGCGACTTTTACTGCTTCTCTGGCCATAAAATGTATGGCCCGACGGGCATCGGCATTCTCTACGGCAAGGCCGAACTGCTTGAAGCGATGCCGCCCTACCAGGGCGGCGGCGACATGATTGAGCGCGTTACCTTTGAGCGCACTACCTATAACCGGCTGCCCTATAAGTTCGAAGCCGGAACGCCCCATATAGCCGGAGCCATTGGCCTGGGAGCGGCCGTCACGTACCTGAACGGACTGGATCGCGCTGCTATAGCCCGCTACGAGGACGAGCTGCTACGCTACGCTACCGAGCGCCTGCAGGAAGTGCCGGGCCTCCGATTAATCGGGACGGCGCCCCATAAAGTCAGTGTCCTTTCCTTTGTGCTTGACGGCGTGCACCCCTATGATGCCGGCACGCTGCTGGATCAAATGGGCATTGCCGTACGCACAGGCCATCACTGTGCCCAACCACTTATGGACCGGCTGGGCCTGAGCGGTACAATCCGTGCTTCGCTGGCGCTTTACAACACGCGCGAAGAAATCGACGCGCTGGTTCAAGCGCTCTATCGCGTGGTTCGCCTGCTTCGTTGA
- a CDS encoding M1 family metallopeptidase — translation MHPDAQTVRVSLIVFLAVTAPTFAQTSPDWQQQVHYEMDIRLDPEHHRLRGFAQIVYYNHSPDTLYHVFFHLYFNAFHPQSMMAERNRHLPDPDRRVVPRIWQLGPETRGFHRITHLAQEGQPLAFRITDTVLKAELIRPLAPGDSTVFTLRFHSQVPLQTRRSGRDNAEGIDFSMSQWYPKIAAYDGRGWHPDPYIGREFYGVFGTFDVRITLPACYTIAATGVLLNADEVGHGYDHITDQGWSRFDPREAGLRCTPGDSLTWHFRAENVHDFAWAADPDYIHETWRDDSLGVVYHLLFQPDVAARWQPMRQWVPWLIRYFSRRFGRYPYPQFTVVQAGDGGMEYPMINFITGRRSPLSLLGVTAHEAAHEWFYGVLASNENAYAWMDEGFTSWATTEAVAHLLGQEPDHRNAALSVVRLQQMGLFERLNTPADWFASNIAYSIASYPGGQMLLDLLGYVISDSLRDAFLQAYFRTYGLRHPNPYDVEKVAEQVSGMRLDWFFEQLTNTTYTYDDALDAVTQRPTSTGWQVTLRLRRRGAMFLPVDVRLTLANGTTQWVHIPLGLAQGHKPVPANWVVARPWLWTFPTYTLTLTLPARVVRAELDPLQRTPDHNRLNNTWPFPLRLDFLQPLAFDWTAYRASWRPLLTYAYDFGAGLGWQLRGRYFFDRHETLLTLKLWPLVLLSNGRRPERPGIQGRNAWWTGIDYVVRYSDRLGPRTRWHVQLEKHLGVMENRLLLTHTLGRWAALGHDYGSIELGLVHQYVPSNRAFTFERTLAWMPRNHLAWTRLAYRLERPRLHLTVALEMGEGQQGRGALRSMVDVSWHLTRPASFGVILHGTLARGSGQLPFSRVFRLGSASVETAWRHAGFRTIAALFNNARRSLHLIPLAVAGPVAYWSPELQDPLRLQGNVLVAGRVVAYGRPFTHALLRPLRFEGFLSIGQTWFTDPAQARDRYIFAWNRFLADAGVGLAYNLDELPGLTRWAAQSELLQHVRVHLRLPLWVSNPDLIGQRDALRFRWILGLEVKR, via the coding sequence ATGCATCCAGACGCACAGACCGTCCGGGTATCTCTGATTGTATTTCTGGCCGTAACGGCTCCCACGTTCGCGCAGACCTCGCCCGACTGGCAGCAGCAGGTGCACTATGAAATGGACATCCGCCTGGATCCCGAACATCATCGCCTGCGTGGCTTTGCGCAGATCGTCTACTATAACCATTCGCCCGACACGCTCTATCACGTCTTTTTTCACCTGTACTTCAATGCGTTTCACCCGCAGTCCATGATGGCCGAGCGCAACCGCCATCTGCCCGATCCAGACCGGCGCGTAGTTCCCAGAATATGGCAGCTTGGTCCAGAAACGCGTGGGTTCCACCGCATTACCCATCTAGCCCAGGAGGGACAACCCCTGGCCTTTCGCATCACCGACACGGTGCTGAAGGCTGAACTGATCCGGCCGCTGGCGCCCGGCGACTCTACTGTCTTTACCCTCCGCTTCCATTCACAAGTCCCTCTCCAGACGCGCCGTAGCGGTCGCGACAACGCCGAAGGCATCGACTTCTCCATGAGCCAGTGGTATCCTAAAATTGCTGCCTACGACGGACGCGGCTGGCATCCCGACCCATATATTGGACGCGAGTTTTACGGTGTCTTCGGCACATTTGACGTTCGCATCACGCTCCCTGCCTGCTACACCATCGCCGCAACCGGCGTGCTGCTCAACGCCGATGAGGTAGGCCATGGGTACGACCACATCACCGATCAGGGCTGGAGTCGTTTCGACCCGCGCGAAGCTGGTCTGCGCTGCACTCCGGGCGACTCCCTCACCTGGCACTTCCGCGCTGAAAACGTCCACGATTTTGCCTGGGCAGCCGATCCGGACTACATCCATGAAACCTGGCGTGACGATAGCCTCGGGGTGGTCTATCACCTGCTTTTCCAGCCCGACGTAGCAGCGCGCTGGCAACCCATGCGGCAGTGGGTGCCCTGGCTCATTCGCTACTTTAGCCGGCGCTTTGGTCGCTACCCTTATCCTCAGTTCACGGTCGTGCAGGCAGGCGACGGCGGCATGGAATATCCCATGATTAACTTCATCACAGGGCGCCGCAGTCCACTTTCTCTGCTGGGCGTAACTGCCCACGAAGCCGCACACGAGTGGTTCTATGGCGTGCTGGCCTCCAATGAAAACGCCTACGCCTGGATGGACGAAGGCTTTACGAGCTGGGCGACCACCGAGGCAGTCGCTCACCTGCTGGGCCAGGAACCCGACCATCGAAACGCCGCGCTCAGCGTCGTGCGGCTCCAACAGATGGGATTGTTCGAACGCCTGAACACCCCCGCGGACTGGTTCGCCTCCAACATAGCCTACAGCATAGCTTCCTATCCCGGAGGCCAGATGCTACTCGACCTGCTGGGCTACGTGATTTCTGATTCGCTACGCGACGCATTCCTACAGGCCTACTTCCGAACCTATGGCCTGCGCCATCCCAACCCCTATGATGTCGAAAAAGTGGCCGAACAGGTCAGTGGCATGCGCCTGGACTGGTTTTTCGAGCAACTGACCAATACCACCTACACGTATGACGATGCCCTGGATGCCGTTACGCAGCGCCCTACCTCAACAGGATGGCAGGTTACGCTGCGGCTTCGCCGCCGAGGCGCTATGTTTCTGCCAGTTGACGTGCGCCTGACGCTTGCCAACGGCACGACGCAGTGGGTGCATATCCCGCTTGGACTGGCGCAGGGCCATAAGCCGGTTCCCGCGAACTGGGTAGTGGCCCGTCCGTGGCTGTGGACGTTTCCCACCTATACCCTGACGCTCACGCTGCCGGCCCGTGTGGTACGCGCCGAACTGGACCCGCTTCAGCGAACGCCCGACCACAACCGCTTGAACAATACCTGGCCTTTTCCTCTTCGGCTGGATTTTCTGCAGCCCCTCGCCTTCGACTGGACCGCCTACAGGGCCTCATGGCGTCCGCTGCTCACCTATGCGTACGATTTTGGAGCTGGCCTGGGATGGCAACTCCGCGGCCGTTACTTTTTCGACCGTCATGAAACCCTGCTGACGCTCAAACTCTGGCCATTGGTGCTGCTGAGCAACGGCCGTCGCCCTGAACGCCCCGGAATTCAAGGCCGCAACGCCTGGTGGACTGGTATCGACTACGTGGTGCGCTACAGCGATCGGCTGGGGCCGCGCACGCGATGGCACGTGCAGCTTGAAAAACATCTGGGCGTCATGGAAAACCGCCTGCTGCTCACGCATACGCTGGGCCGATGGGCGGCATTAGGGCACGACTACGGAAGCATCGAACTGGGCCTTGTCCACCAGTACGTCCCGAGCAACCGCGCCTTTACCTTTGAACGAACGCTCGCCTGGATGCCCCGTAACCATTTAGCCTGGACCCGCCTGGCTTACCGTTTAGAACGGCCACGGCTACACCTGACAGTAGCCCTCGAAATGGGCGAAGGACAGCAAGGCCGGGGCGCCCTGCGGAGCATGGTGGATGTATCCTGGCATCTGACGCGACCCGCCTCTTTCGGCGTGATTCTGCACGGCACGCTCGCACGAGGAAGTGGACAGTTGCCGTTCAGTCGCGTTTTCCGGCTGGGAAGCGCCTCGGTTGAAACAGCCTGGCGGCATGCAGGCTTTCGCACAATCGCCGCCCTCTTTAACAATGCCCGCCGCTCGCTCCATCTGATTCCCTTAGCAGTAGCGGGCCCTGTTGCCTATTGGAGCCCAGAACTTCAGGATCCGCTTCGCCTGCAGGGAAACGTTCTGGTCGCAGGGCGTGTGGTGGCCTACGGCCGCCCGTTTACGCATGCGCTTTTGCGTCCCCTCCGCTTTGAAGGATTCCTGAGCATAGGCCAGACCTGGTTCACCGATCCCGCCCAGGCTCGCGATCGCTACATCTTTGCCTGGAATCGGTTTCTGGCTGATGCTGGCGTAGGCCTCGCCTATAACCTGGACGAACTGCCCGGCCTGACGCGCTGGGCAGCTCAGTCCGAGCTGCTGCAGCATGTACGCGTTCACCTGCGTCTTCCCCTGTGGGTCAGCAATCCTGACCTTATTGGCCAGCGCGACGCCTTGCGGTTCCGCTGGATACTGGGCCTTGAGGTCAAACGCTAG
- a CDS encoding VOC family protein, which translates to MQPTRSPDVKPTVNETLTVHLDHAAIMTTQLDAAVDFYTRFIGLHLRVIEEDPIRKGRRRALLTDANGREVLELIEMPELSHPTIPGRGGIHHLGFRLPPTDWHALRARLDAAGYPYQEVHQRLFVRDADGLVLEIEPLR; encoded by the coding sequence ATGCAACCGACCCGCAGCCCCGACGTCAAGCCGACCGTCAACGAAACGCTGACCGTCCACCTGGACCACGCGGCCATCATGACGACCCAACTGGACGCCGCGGTGGATTTTTATACCCGATTTATTGGCCTGCATTTGCGGGTTATTGAAGAAGATCCCATCCGTAAAGGCCGTCGCCGGGCACTGTTGACCGATGCCAACGGCCGCGAAGTACTGGAACTCATTGAAATGCCCGAGCTAAGCCATCCCACTATTCCGGGCCGAGGAGGCATCCATCATCTGGGATTCCGCCTACCCCCCACCGACTGGCACGCCTTGCGGGCTCGGCTGGACGCAGCAGGCTACCCCTACCAGGAAGTGCATCAACGTCTGTTCGTGCGCGACGCAGACGGTCTGGTACTGGAGATTGAACCGCTTCGCTGA
- a CDS encoding SufE family protein produces the protein MATPGNDTIEARAQQIVEEFALFDDWMGKYEYLIELGKSLPPIEPEYKTDAFRIHGCQSQVWIRPEFREGRLYFKGDSDALITRGLVALLIRVLSGQPPEAIVNARLDFLDEIGLKAHLSPTRKNGLAAMIEQMRRYAQAYLQTSHN, from the coding sequence ATGGCTACGCCTGGCAACGATACCATTGAAGCCCGTGCGCAACAGATCGTCGAAGAGTTTGCCCTCTTCGACGACTGGATGGGGAAATATGAGTACCTCATTGAACTGGGTAAGTCGCTTCCGCCTATTGAGCCGGAATACAAAACCGACGCATTCCGGATTCATGGCTGCCAATCCCAGGTATGGATCCGGCCTGAGTTTCGAGAGGGTCGCCTTTACTTCAAGGGGGATAGCGATGCCCTGATCACCCGAGGGCTGGTAGCCCTGCTGATTCGCGTGCTTTCGGGGCAGCCCCCGGAAGCTATCGTGAATGCTCGGCTGGACTTCCTGGACGAAATTGGCCTGAAGGCGCATCTGTCACCCACCCGCAAAAACGGGCTGGCTGCCATGATTGAGCAGATGCGTCGTTATGCACAGGCATATTTGCAGACCTCTCACAACTAA
- a CDS encoding zinc ribbon domain-containing protein, protein MSKTTAVCPACGARLKEGAVVCDLCGMSVRQDPAVLVCQACGHANPAGARYCNQCGATLPGVRPLAPHERPAAPAAASAAKASGRAATLRPVHVVFIVVGGVLLVGALYLITLVSGGRGGLPPAGAATQPATLPLPEPGPIPAAVADQVAALEAEIARLEGTARLEKQQALVNLLIGIGRPDRAALIQEEIARRLDTPEAWRRAGNLFYDWMEMVDGPAKTALARRVIAAYQRVLDKEPDNLDVRADMAIAYLYDPDNPMEAVRQTRLVLAQDSTHIQANFNLGIMLLQINRLEEARAQFEKVQRLVGPRSPLYAQADTILQLIRRLQTTDATP, encoded by the coding sequence ATGTCCAAAACAACTGCTGTTTGTCCGGCCTGTGGTGCCCGTCTGAAGGAAGGGGCTGTGGTTTGTGATCTGTGTGGCATGTCGGTGCGGCAGGATCCGGCCGTGCTGGTTTGCCAGGCATGCGGACATGCCAACCCGGCGGGGGCTCGTTATTGCAACCAGTGTGGAGCGACCTTGCCGGGCGTGCGGCCGCTGGCTCCTCATGAGCGCCCTGCTGCTCCGGCAGCAGCTTCCGCCGCAAAAGCGTCCGGGAGAGCGGCGACATTGCGGCCAGTGCATGTGGTTTTCATTGTAGTGGGAGGGGTGTTGCTGGTGGGTGCTTTATACCTGATTACCCTGGTCAGTGGGGGACGCGGCGGGCTGCCGCCGGCCGGAGCTGCTACCCAGCCGGCGACGCTTCCTCTTCCAGAACCTGGACCCATTCCTGCGGCTGTGGCGGATCAGGTGGCGGCGTTGGAAGCGGAGATTGCCCGGTTGGAGGGGACGGCCCGGCTGGAAAAACAGCAGGCCCTGGTGAACCTGCTGATCGGGATTGGTCGCCCTGATCGCGCAGCGCTTATTCAGGAAGAGATCGCGCGTCGTCTGGATACACCAGAGGCCTGGCGACGGGCAGGCAATCTGTTCTATGATTGGATGGAAATGGTCGATGGACCGGCTAAAACGGCGCTGGCCCGTCGCGTTATAGCAGCTTATCAGCGCGTGCTTGACAAAGAACCAGACAACCTGGACGTGCGGGCCGATATGGCCATTGCCTATCTTTATGACCCGGACAATCCGATGGAGGCGGTGCGCCAGACGCGGCTCGTGCTGGCGCAAGATTCTACCCACATCCAGGCAAATTTTAACCTGGGCATCATGTTGCTGCAGATCAACCGGCTTGAGGAGGCGCGCGCCCAGTTTGAAAAGGTGCAGCGGCTGGTTGGTCCGCGTTCTCCCCTTTATGCCCAGGCTGATACAATTTTGCAGTTGATTCGTCGCTTGCAAACTACCGATGCGACACCATGA
- a CDS encoding TPM domain-containing protein: MNLLFTEEELNRVKEAVAAAEQQTAGEIVPVIVPRSGTYPEAVWKGALLLMFPVLVVALVFDFIYQGWGLTWLHTGWGVALLTSLAGIVGGLLAAYVAPVQRWLVSEARMAEQVHLRALQAFVEEEVFNTRDRTGILIFVSLFEHWVEVIGDTGINQRVGPEAWAEVVDRIRKGIREGRPVDGLVAAIEQCGQLLAAHGVALRPDDTNELADVLRVRGQKKGGRRRKRRRGR; the protein is encoded by the coding sequence ATGAACCTGCTTTTTACGGAAGAAGAGCTGAACCGAGTTAAAGAGGCTGTTGCCGCCGCTGAACAGCAGACGGCAGGCGAGATCGTTCCGGTGATTGTGCCGCGTAGCGGTACGTATCCTGAGGCGGTATGGAAGGGAGCGCTACTGTTGATGTTCCCGGTGCTGGTGGTGGCTCTGGTGTTTGACTTTATCTACCAGGGCTGGGGACTGACATGGCTGCATACAGGGTGGGGAGTTGCGTTGCTTACGTCTCTGGCGGGTATAGTGGGCGGTTTGCTGGCGGCGTACGTGGCGCCCGTGCAGCGTTGGCTGGTAAGCGAGGCGCGGATGGCTGAACAGGTACATTTGCGGGCATTACAGGCGTTTGTCGAGGAAGAAGTGTTCAACACGCGAGATCGCACGGGTATTCTGATTTTTGTCTCGCTTTTTGAGCACTGGGTGGAAGTAATTGGTGATACAGGGATCAACCAACGAGTAGGACCAGAGGCGTGGGCAGAAGTTGTAGATCGAATTCGGAAGGGGATTCGCGAAGGCCGTCCCGTCGATGGCCTGGTGGCCGCTATTGAACAATGCGGCCAGTTGCTGGCCGCGCATGGGGTGGCGCTGCGCCCGGACGACACCAACGAACTGGCCGACGTGCTGCGCGTGCGCGGCCAGAAGAAAGGAGGACGACGACGGAAGCGTCGGCGGGGACGATAA
- a CDS encoding SUF system Fe-S cluster assembly protein has translation MSAYVAIDNQPGDKELEQAVIEALKSIYDPEIPVNIYDLGLIYEIRIFEDRTVYVKMTLTAPGCPVAGTLPGQVEMRLQEVPGVKDARVELTFDPPYTIERMSDEARLTLGWM, from the coding sequence ATGTCCGCCTACGTAGCCATTGACAACCAGCCTGGAGATAAGGAGCTAGAGCAGGCTGTCATCGAGGCGCTCAAGAGCATCTATGACCCAGAGATTCCTGTTAACATTTACGATCTGGGTCTGATCTATGAGATTCGCATCTTTGAGGACCGGACGGTTTACGTCAAAATGACGCTAACGGCTCCGGGCTGCCCGGTAGCCGGTACGCTACCGGGGCAGGTTGAAATGCGCCTGCAGGAAGTACCCGGGGTTAAGGATGCGCGGGTTGAACTAACCTTTGATCCTCCGTACACGATTGAGCGCATGTCTGACGAGGCTCGGCTGACGCTTGGCTGGATGTAA
- a CDS encoding sigma-54-dependent transcriptional regulator: MQHTQTIALARSLLAEGRSGEVARMLSPLIEPLPAGSAPADSPQPILRALLARVRLLRQGDVSSAYRLLKPLDVSTLREHLSPAVRAEVALWLGWLHAWPENLEAERTRAFNLLAEAERFFHQELNTAGRCWVQLGRALAYLTIDEYALALQALDEAAALKERLPDLQADGWIQDLGVQAALLTGRYHRAERALRQLQALAERTGDTLLKGRALAYQALLKHVQGGAPAEILATVEAAEALLSGLVPLPHLLWLARAARLAALRRQGHWREIDRLLQRWSGSDARLVAHPILLEAAELALLREDFTTCEQLLERMLTTPAPAQSRLLATRAALLQARHFLRRNQLARAREWADRAHRTAQELGLEPLILEALLVQAQIALAEKALSQAQMLLQQAEVFSNYFSLLPWAAWRFWLLGERLQAEGQPDEARAHYVQALSAYSLLGDRYHTAQMQLAVAQLVRSTDSAQARSLLEAAAQTFEALGVASRGQQARHMLQHLPHQASPAALAPESQLGNVLARAALSVELVAEAWLQVLEQLWPDRWLAVFQHTPEGEWTSIRAHGEAPAPLSFPSPDKPQTYQDGVAWLQLRALPGPVFFMAARVAEIEYADWQAIVARLRPWLPVVALALDHALLRARQFGELANGHAPEDTQPSPLEDLVYASPTMRALVNQIYRVRSSHSPVLILGESGTGKELIARAVHATSDRREAPFIAFNCANVPPELIDSHLFGHEKGAFTGALQANPGVIRAADGGTLFLDEIGDLPLEVQPKLLRFLQEGEIFPLGARRPVRVNVRVIAATHRDLEALVREGKFREDLYYRLNVIPLYVPPLRERREDIPVLVRHFLNTLRPPGAPAVSITSRAMEALMRYDWPGNVRQLRNEIERALVFVASEPAPTIDLKDLSPVVQRAQRDATAPLVRSAIDSSQPLEAILADTEKALIEQVLADHRGRISAAARALGLTRQGLYKKMKRLGIDPGRFQHRRASTNPTATS; encoded by the coding sequence GTGCAGCACACGCAAACCATAGCACTGGCACGCAGCCTGCTGGCCGAAGGGCGCAGCGGTGAGGTGGCCCGCATGCTAAGTCCGCTCATTGAGCCGCTACCGGCCGGATCGGCACCGGCCGACTCACCGCAGCCTATCCTGCGAGCCCTGCTGGCGCGCGTACGATTGCTGCGCCAGGGTGATGTGTCCAGTGCCTATCGGCTGCTAAAGCCGCTTGACGTTTCTACGCTACGTGAGCATCTGTCGCCAGCCGTCCGGGCTGAGGTGGCCCTCTGGCTGGGATGGCTTCATGCCTGGCCAGAAAACCTGGAAGCAGAACGAACGCGTGCTTTTAACCTCCTGGCGGAAGCAGAACGCTTCTTTCACCAGGAGCTCAATACAGCAGGGCGTTGCTGGGTTCAGCTTGGACGCGCACTGGCCTACCTGACCATCGATGAATATGCGCTGGCGCTTCAAGCACTGGATGAAGCAGCCGCTCTGAAGGAGCGGTTGCCCGACCTCCAGGCAGACGGCTGGATCCAGGATCTGGGTGTTCAGGCAGCCCTGCTAACCGGACGCTATCACCGGGCTGAACGCGCCCTGCGTCAGCTTCAAGCGCTGGCCGAGCGCACCGGGGACACCTTGCTGAAGGGTCGTGCGCTTGCCTATCAGGCACTGCTTAAACACGTTCAGGGAGGGGCACCAGCCGAAATCCTTGCGACGGTTGAAGCTGCAGAAGCGTTACTTTCTGGGCTCGTACCTCTTCCGCATTTGCTGTGGCTGGCCCGCGCAGCCCGTCTGGCAGCGCTGCGCCGTCAAGGCCACTGGCGCGAGATCGACCGGCTGCTGCAACGCTGGTCAGGCTCCGATGCCCGCCTGGTTGCTCATCCAATCCTGCTTGAGGCAGCCGAACTGGCCCTGCTGCGGGAGGACTTTACCACCTGTGAGCAATTGCTGGAGCGCATGTTGACTACGCCAGCACCCGCACAATCTCGGTTGCTGGCGACCCGCGCTGCCCTGTTGCAGGCCCGGCATTTTCTGCGACGTAACCAGCTCGCACGAGCCCGTGAATGGGCTGACCGAGCCCATCGCACCGCCCAGGAGTTGGGCCTGGAGCCGCTAATACTGGAGGCGCTCCTGGTGCAGGCTCAGATTGCCCTGGCAGAAAAGGCGCTATCTCAGGCCCAGATGCTCCTGCAGCAGGCCGAAGTCTTTAGCAACTACTTCAGCCTGCTTCCATGGGCTGCCTGGCGCTTCTGGCTGCTGGGTGAGCGCCTGCAGGCCGAAGGCCAGCCGGATGAAGCGCGGGCCCATTATGTACAAGCGCTGTCAGCCTACTCGCTGTTGGGCGACCGCTACCACACGGCACAGATGCAGTTGGCCGTAGCCCAGTTAGTCCGCTCAACCGATTCGGCTCAGGCGCGCTCGCTGCTGGAAGCAGCCGCGCAGACGTTCGAAGCACTGGGCGTAGCCTCCCGGGGCCAGCAGGCCCGCCATATGCTTCAACACCTTCCCCACCAGGCATCACCTGCTGCGCTGGCCCCTGAATCCCAACTGGGCAACGTTCTGGCCCGAGCTGCCCTCTCCGTTGAGTTGGTCGCAGAAGCCTGGCTACAGGTACTGGAACAGCTCTGGCCGGATCGATGGCTTGCTGTCTTTCAACACACGCCAGAGGGCGAGTGGACCTCTATTCGCGCCCATGGTGAAGCTCCCGCCCCCCTTTCCTTCCCATCTCCAGACAAACCTCAGACGTATCAGGATGGCGTCGCCTGGCTACAACTGCGCGCCCTGCCGGGCCCCGTCTTCTTTATGGCAGCCCGGGTAGCCGAAATCGAATATGCCGACTGGCAGGCTATCGTCGCGCGGCTGCGCCCCTGGCTTCCCGTTGTTGCGTTAGCCCTGGACCATGCCCTGCTACGGGCCCGCCAGTTTGGCGAACTGGCCAACGGACACGCGCCAGAGGACACCCAACCGTCTCCGCTGGAAGATCTTGTTTATGCGAGCCCGACCATGAGGGCCCTCGTCAACCAGATTTACCGGGTGCGCAGCAGCCACAGTCCCGTTTTGATTCTGGGAGAAAGCGGCACCGGCAAAGAGTTGATTGCCCGCGCCGTCCACGCCACCAGCGATCGCCGGGAGGCTCCCTTCATCGCCTTTAACTGCGCCAACGTTCCGCCAGAGCTGATTGACAGCCACCTGTTCGGCCACGAAAAAGGCGCCTTCACGGGCGCCTTGCAGGCGAACCCCGGCGTTATCCGGGCTGCCGATGGGGGCACGCTTTTCCTCGACGAAATTGGTGATCTGCCCCTTGAAGTTCAGCCTAAGCTGCTACGTTTCCTTCAGGAAGGTGAAATCTTTCCGCTGGGAGCGCGTCGCCCGGTGCGCGTTAACGTGCGCGTCATTGCTGCAACCCATCGAGATCTGGAGGCGCTCGTGCGCGAGGGTAAGTTTCGAGAAGATCTGTACTACCGACTCAACGTGATTCCCCTGTACGTTCCGCCCCTGCGCGAGCGCCGCGAGGACATCCCGGTCCTGGTTCGGCACTTTCTGAATACGTTGCGGCCGCCAGGTGCGCCGGCCGTTTCCATTACCAGCCGAGCCATGGAGGCGCTCATGCGCTACGACTGGCCCGGAAACGTGCGCCAGTTGCGTAACGAAATTGAACGCGCGCTGGTATTCGTGGCGAGCGAGCCTGCTCCTACCATTGATCTGAAAGATCTGTCTCCGGTCGTGCAGCGCGCCCAACGTGATGCGACAGCGCCTCTGGTCCGCTCCGCTATCGACAGTAGCCAGCCCCTGGAGGCTATTCTGGCCGACACTGAAAAAGCTCTGATTGAACAGGTGCTGGCCGACCATCGCGGACGCATCAGCGCTGCAGCTCGGGCACTGGGCCTAACCCGACAGGGGCTTTACAAAAAAATGAAGCGGCTCGGCATCGACCCAGGCCGCTTTCAACACCGTCGTGCTAGCACGAACCCAACCGCAACCTCATAG